The following are from one region of the Nostoc cf. commune SO-36 genome:
- a CDS encoding NADH-quinone oxidoreductase subunit M, translating into MLSVLILVPLIGAALIGFSPSGISGKFSRGVALVFAIIAFLWTIVLAIQFHPGEITQQFAESLPWVDVLGLNYNLGIDGLSLPLLVLSGLLTCIAIYSSDESLQRPKFYYSLILLLSAGVTGAFLAQDLLLFFLFYELELIPLYLLIAIWGGAKRGYAATKFLIYTAVSGILILASFLGIVWLSGSSSFALATLNTTTLPLATQLLLLAGVLIGFGIKIPLVPFHTWLPDAHVEASTPISVLLAGVLLKLGTYGLLRFGMNLLPEAWSYLAPWLATWAVVSVLYGSSCAIAQTDMKKMVAYSSIGHMGYVLLAAAAATPLSVLGAVMQMISHGLISAMLFLLVGVVYKKAGSRDLDVIQGLLNPERGMPVIGSLMIVGVMASAGIPGMIGFISEFVVYRGSFPVFPVQTLLCMLGTGLTAVYFLILVNRAFFGRLSAQVTNLPRVYWSDRIPAAILAVLIVIFGIQPSWLVRWTEPTVTAMVNTQNVVATVSLDKAMGTGD; encoded by the coding sequence ATGCTTAGTGTTTTGATTCTAGTGCCATTAATCGGCGCAGCTTTAATTGGTTTCTCCCCCTCTGGCATCAGTGGGAAATTCTCCCGTGGGGTGGCTTTGGTCTTTGCCATTATCGCTTTCTTGTGGACAATTGTACTAGCTATTCAGTTCCATCCAGGGGAAATTACTCAACAATTTGCCGAGTCTCTCCCTTGGGTAGATGTTTTAGGCTTGAATTATAACCTGGGAATAGATGGTTTATCTTTGCCGTTGCTGGTTTTAAGTGGATTGTTAACTTGCATTGCCATTTACAGCAGCGATGAATCGCTACAGCGTCCTAAATTTTATTACTCTTTGATACTATTATTAAGTGCTGGGGTAACTGGAGCCTTTCTAGCACAGGATTTACTGCTATTTTTCCTATTTTACGAATTAGAACTGATTCCGTTGTATTTGTTGATAGCCATTTGGGGTGGCGCGAAGCGGGGTTATGCTGCGACAAAATTTCTCATTTATACAGCCGTTTCGGGAATCTTGATTTTAGCAAGTTTCCTCGGCATTGTTTGGCTGAGTGGTTCCTCTAGCTTTGCACTAGCAACCTTGAACACGACAACTTTACCTTTAGCAACACAGCTTTTATTGCTAGCGGGAGTTTTGATCGGTTTTGGGATTAAAATTCCCTTAGTTCCCTTCCATACTTGGTTGCCAGATGCTCACGTTGAAGCTTCCACACCGATTTCAGTGTTGTTGGCTGGGGTGCTGTTGAAATTGGGAACTTACGGTTTACTGCGATTTGGCATGAACTTGTTACCAGAAGCGTGGAGTTATCTGGCTCCTTGGTTGGCGACTTGGGCAGTGGTAAGTGTGCTGTATGGTTCATCCTGCGCGATCGCTCAAACCGATATGAAAAAAATGGTAGCATACAGCTCCATTGGACACATGGGTTATGTGCTTTTAGCGGCGGCGGCGGCTACACCTTTAAGTGTGTTGGGTGCTGTAATGCAAATGATTAGCCACGGTTTGATTTCCGCAATGCTATTTTTGCTTGTCGGGGTTGTGTATAAAAAAGCCGGAAGCCGAGACTTAGACGTCATCCAAGGATTGCTGAACCCAGAACGAGGTATGCCAGTAATTGGTAGCTTGATGATTGTCGGAGTCATGGCTAGTGCTGGTATACCGGGAATGATAGGCTTTATTTCCGAATTCGTAGTTTATCGGGGGAGTTTTCCAGTTTTCCCAGTGCAAACCTTGCTATGTATGCTTGGTACTGGTTTAACAGCAGTTTACTTTTTAATTCTCGTCAACCGCGCCTTTTTTGGACGCTTGTCTGCACAAGTTACCAACTTACCACGTGTGTATTGGAGCGATCGCATCCCAGCTGCAATTTTAGCTGTGCTGATTGTGATTTTCGGCATTCAACCTAGTTGGTTAGTTCGCTGGACTGAACCAACAGTTACAGCAATGGTGAATACCCAAAACGTAGTAGCAACAGTGTCTTTGGATAAAGCAATGGGGACTGGGGACTAG